The sequence below is a genomic window from Coffea arabica cultivar ET-39 chromosome 4c, Coffea Arabica ET-39 HiFi, whole genome shotgun sequence.
CTAAGCATTAATTCTTCTGTTCTTTCCTTGTTATAGATTTTGAAAGTGTAGGCACGTTATGAGAAATCAGCAAAAGACAGAGATCAGAAATCGCTCGTAGAAATGAAATGTAACCTGTGATTAGATTGAAATATGCCGTATTTCAAAGAGTTTCAGCCAAACAACAACGGAGAAAGCTCTAGCAAACGTTTAAGAGAATTGGGAACAAATTTTCTAGCAAACAAAAAACATGAGGAAGAGTTCTTACCATTGTAAGTACAGTTCGTAGTACCAAACCTTACCTGATTCATAAACTCTGCATTGACATTTCTCCAGTCAAATCTTCCCGGATGAGGACCTTCTCTGGACCAATCTACCCAAGTCACGCTCCTGTTCGAGTTCTCTTCTGGCAATAGAATATTCACAAGCGTGGGAATGTAGTGCTCATCATTATAGCATGGAGGGCTGCAATGCTCAGCAAAAATGGGGTAATATTTTCTGTCTGATATAATTCTTATGGCAACCTTGCGGTTGACCTCAAACCACTGGGACCCTTTTCGCCATTGAGATATTGATATTGCAGGCGACATTGCTTTATTATATCTGCCACGACCACTTTTTCTTGGATCGTCAGCTGAGCCAATGAAACTGTGATTTGACCTTATTAGGTAGTTGTAAATTGTTGTGAAGTTGAACAAAGGAATGCACGTTTCTGATAGCAGCACAAATCTTTCATTCGTGAAGTCAAGCAGTGCATTGGCTAGAAGTCGTCGCTCAGCATCTATCATTGATGCTGTTCCCCATTGCACCGGCTGCGGTCAAATGCAAAATGAGTACTCTGTCACTTGCACGGTTGATTTTAGTTTCTTAAGGCAGAGTCAAATGGAATTTACCTCAATCTTGTTATTCATtcaagagaaaggaagaaaatcagTTATTAAATGTTCTTTTTGCAGCCCCTTAATAATTAGAAGTTCTAGATGTTAATCTCACGTCtgtcttaattttttaaattctaCCTATCTCCCTCcctgcaattaaaaaaaatattctttttata
It includes:
- the LOC140005040 gene encoding glycosyltransferase BC10-like, translated to MIDAERRLLANALLDFTNERFVLLSETCIPLFNFTTIYNYLIRSNHSFIGSADDPRKSGRGRYNKAMSPAISISQWRKGSQWFEVNRKVAIRIISDRKYYPIFAEHCSPPCYNDEHYIPTLVNILLPEENSNRSVTWVDWSREGPHPGRFDWRNVNAEFMNQSFLRCCLAETL